In Rutidosis leptorrhynchoides isolate AG116_Rl617_1_P2 unplaced genomic scaffold, CSIRO_AGI_Rlap_v1 contig141, whole genome shotgun sequence, the following proteins share a genomic window:
- the LOC139881319 gene encoding putative pumilio homolog 21, which yields MTNRIGSYAVLSCLDHFGDEKNDLLYREAIKNLFHVAINEVGALQKLRSAENVIDLHSLMYGELIFSRLKGHYARLSLQNVGCHVVEKCVNSHGRDYVFEELMESNILSRVAKDQHGNYVLQTAFKVAKEAGSPYYEEILKKLAENPASLNARFGKYIYNLISAESFLKN from the exons ATGACAAATCGTATCGGATCATATGCAGTGTTGAGTTGTTTGGATCACTTCGGCGATGAAAAGAATGACTTATTATATAGAGAAGCAATCAAGAACCTTTTTCATGTCGCCATTAATGAAGTCGG AGCCTTACAGAAATTACGTTCTGCAGAAAATGTGATTGACCTTCATAGCCTTATGTATGGCGAACTGATATTTTCTCGGCTAAAGGGTCATTATGCACGCCTCTCATTGCAGAATGTCGGATGCCACGTGGTTGAAAAGTGCGTAAATTCTCATGGAAGAGATTATGTTTTTGAAGAACTTATGGAGAGCAACATTCTTAGTCGGGTTGCCAAAGATCAACAtggaaattatgtattgcagactGCATTCAAGGTTGCAAAGGAAGCTGGCAGCCCCTATTATGAAGAGATTTTGAAGAAATTGGCAGAGAATCCTGCTTCCCTCAATGCTAGATTTGGAAAATACATCTATAATTTGATCTCAGCTGAATCTTTTTTGAAAAATTAA